One genomic region from Labeo rohita strain BAU-BD-2019 unplaced genomic scaffold, IGBB_LRoh.1.0 scaffold_395, whole genome shotgun sequence encodes:
- the LOC127160586 gene encoding uncharacterized protein LOC127160586: MATVKTFLPILYLLLNSSFCSDVNCKDGECKSIKDTTQVFCECHKIYRSPACIIDYPTLESKINGIIYKPVSDLTTIYLSVKELKDYTQEIVGSVRDDIQWTQIFVKYNNVIQKYRNISSVHSQLKNGTITQRHYVSEIGAQFTDGNFSQFNLTDFHNMMIGTGDKHNILDTFRTSLVQDSQRQSGEPVECTKYYSDQIDYFLRYMFTLEKEAVLAWSKYLLITGKSENIDFVEKIFKDYVSQQWRLFNKNSCGPLKAVDLQNNHCVKLYHTIAQQQVKIKCGELFKPFPDIVGCSGGQWSALPVCYAEQVNGQVECKSEGGVTACKASCSPGWASATHPLPSDYKCSQPPCPSFSPHKCNNCTQNNVCKDHEVCTGALGTCLDTCLIKPCGVNAKCSSSNHDRSCTCVSPWKGDPDKGCRSQDLQWVQTGDVPSNAVRSNAQLAVCKAIGPDSGWHSGFVKDKHCNYEYNGGRHQANSYEVLVDPCGGHGWQWLEGAQGNMVSYDESKRFPGVKYYVCSGKNDGLVGKLFNTRDGFLCHIAKDNTRDGSFYALVTQPCI; this comes from the exons ATGGCTACTGTGAAGACTTTCCTCCCAATCCTTTATCTGCTTCTAAACAGCAGCTTCTGCTCAGACGTGAATTGTAAAGATGGAGAATGTAAATCCATTAAGGACACAACACAAGTATTCTGCGAGTGCCATAAGATCTACCGCAGTCCAGCGTGTATTATTGACTATCCAACTCTTGAAAGTAAAATCAATGGCATAATCTATAAACCAGTCTCTGATCTGACAACAATTTATTTGAGTGTCAAGGAGCTGAAGGACTACACACAAGAAATAGTTGGGTCTGTCCGAGATGACATCCAGTGGACACAAATCTTTGTTAAATACAACAATGTGATTCAGAAGTATAGAAACATCAGTTCAGTACATTCACAGCTTAAAAACGGTACAATAACCCAACGCCACTATGTGTCTGAAATCGGAGCTCAGTTCACAGATGGAAACTTTTCTCAGTTTAATCTCACAGACTTTCACAACATGATGATAGGCACTGGAGACAAACACAACATTTTGGATACTTTTCGCACATCATTGGTCCAGGACTCTCAAAGACAGTCTGGTGAGCCAGTAGAGTGCACAAAATACTACAGCGACCAGATTGATTATTTTCTGCGATACATGTTTACCCTTGAAAAGGAAGCTGTTTTAGCTTGGTCAAAATATTTACTGATCACTGGAAAATCAGAGAACATTGATTTTGTTGAGAAGATTTTTAAGGACTACGTCTCACAGCAGTGGAGActctttaataaaaatagttgtgGCCCTCTAAAGGCTGTAGATCTTCAGAACAACCACTGTGTGAAACTGTACCACACCATAGCCCAGCAACAAGTGAAAATTAAATGTGGTGAATTATTCAAGCCCTTCCCAGATATCGTGGGGTGCTCTGGAGGGCAGTGGAGCGCCTTGCCGGTTTGCTACGCTGAGCAGGTAAACGGACAAGTTGAGTGCAAATCTGAAGGTGGGGTCACAGCCTGCAAGGCCTCATGCTCTCCTGGCTGGGCCTCTGCCACACACCCTCTGCCATCTGACTACAAATGCTCACAGCCGCCCTGTCCATCCTTCTCACCACACAAGTGTAACAACTGCACACAAAACAACGTTTGTAAGGACCATGAGGTCTGCACTGGCGCCTTGGGCACATGTCTTGACACATGCCTAATTAAACCTTGTGGAGTGAATGCCAAATGCTCCTCCTCCAATCATGACAGGAGCTGCACCTGTGTGAGCCCGTGGAAAGGAGACCCAGACAAGGGCTGCAGGAGTCAGGACCTCCAGTGGGTTCAGACTGGAGACGTGCCCAGCA ATGCTGTTCGTTCTAATGCCCAGCTTGCTGTGTGCAAAGCCATTGGACCTGACAGCGGGTGGCACAGTGGGTTTGTAAAGGATAAACACTGCAATTATGAATATAATGGAGGACGGCATCAGGCTAATAGCTATGAG GTTCTGGTTGATCCATGTGGAGGACATGGTTGGCAATGGCTGGAGGGGGCCCAGGGGAACATGGTCTCATATGACGAATCAAAGAGGTTTCCTGGAGTCAAATACTACGTGTGTAG TGGGAAAAATGATGGCCTTGTAGGGAAGCTTTTCAACACGCGTGATGGCTTTCTGTGCCATATTGCCAAGGACAATACCAGAGATGGAAGTTTCTATGCTCTGGTTACACAACCATGTATCTGA